The following coding sequences lie in one Methanobrevibacter olleyae genomic window:
- the psmB gene encoding archaeal proteasome endopeptidase complex subunit beta gives MTNKNTFEGTTTVGITCKDGVIFASERRASMGNLVAHKVAEKIFKIDNHIAATIAGSVADAQSLMKIISAETALYRLRNGKDISIEAAAAVSSNILHSSPAYVQTLIGGVDDSGASIYSLDAAGGMIKDTFISTGSGSTFAYGVLEDRFHEDITVEEAKELALRAIKSATERDTYSGNGFLVSEVTKDGYKMLEKEEVESIIEKINS, from the coding sequence ATGACTAATAAAAACACTTTTGAAGGTACAACCACAGTAGGTATTACTTGTAAAGACGGTGTTATATTTGCAAGCGAAAGAAGAGCAAGTATGGGAAACCTTGTTGCTCACAAAGTAGCTGAAAAAATATTCAAAATTGATAATCATATTGCAGCAACCATTGCAGGATCTGTTGCAGATGCACAAAGTTTAATGAAAATCATTAGTGCTGAAACTGCATTATACAGATTAAGAAATGGTAAAGATATTAGTATCGAAGCAGCTGCAGCTGTAAGTTCTAACATATTACACTCATCACCAGCATATGTACAAACTCTTATCGGAGGAGTAGATGACAGTGGTGCATCTATCTATTCTTTAGATGCAGCAGGAGGTATGATTAAAGATACCTTTATTTCTACTGGTTCTGGTTCTACATTTGCATATGGTGTTCTTGAAGACAGATTCCATGAAGATATCACTGTAGAAGAAGCAAAAGAATTAGCTCTTAGAGCTATTAAATCAGCTACAGAAAGAGATACCTACTCTGGAAATGGTTTTTTAGTAAGTGAAGTTACTAAAGATGGATACAAAATGTTAGAAAAAGAAGAAGTTGAATCTATTATTGAAAAAATTAATAGCTAA
- a CDS encoding class I SAM-dependent methyltransferase codes for MKWKKIGDILIVDNKFSDDSEYGLEAIALKHKVKSIIKIDKIEGKKREPTISLLYGQETETIHKENGCLFNLDLSKVMWAKGNNNERLRIAKLVQKDELVLDMFAGIGYFSIPIGVHSQAKQIYSIEINPNSFYFLKNNIELNKINKKAKYDRMIPILGDCAIEAPKYSADRIIMGYVKTTHKFLKPAMECVRDGGIIHYHETVPEKLIESRPYERVKKLAYECGEREVEVLNIQHIKKYSPGVDHIVLDAKIH; via the coding sequence TTGAAATGGAAGAAAATTGGAGATATTTTAATAGTTGATAATAAGTTTAGTGATGATTCTGAATATGGTTTAGAAGCTATTGCTTTAAAGCATAAAGTTAAATCAATTATTAAAATTGATAAGATTGAAGGTAAAAAAAGAGAACCCACTATAAGTCTTTTATATGGTCAAGAAACAGAAACCATTCATAAAGAAAATGGATGTTTATTTAATTTAGACTTATCTAAAGTAATGTGGGCTAAAGGAAATAATAATGAAAGATTAAGAATAGCTAAATTAGTCCAAAAAGATGAACTTGTCCTTGATATGTTTGCTGGAATTGGTTATTTTTCTATTCCTATTGGTGTTCATAGCCAAGCTAAGCAGATTTATTCAATTGAAATAAATCCAAACTCTTTCTATTTCTTAAAAAATAATATTGAACTAAATAAAATAAATAAAAAAGCAAAATACGATAGAATGATTCCAATCTTAGGAGATTGCGCTATAGAAGCACCTAAATATTCTGCAGATAGAATAATAATGGGATATGTTAAAACAACCCATAAATTTTTAAAGCCAGCTATGGAATGTGTTAGAGATGGAGGAATAATTCATTATCATGAAACTGTTCCCGAAAAACTTATAGAATCACGTCCATATGAGAGAGTAAAAAAACTAGCATATGAATGTGGTGAAAGAGAAGTAGAAGTTTTAAACATTCAACACATTAAAAAATACTCTCCAGGAGTAGACCATATTGTATTAGATGCTAAAATTCATTAG
- a CDS encoding zinc ribbon domain-containing protein, with product MNDFENQKFCQSCAMPLTDELLGTNVDGSKNEDYCIYCFKDGEFTSDMSMEEMMNFCIDKMVEVHPEINKEEASKMMSEVFPNLKRWSND from the coding sequence ATGAATGATTTTGAAAATCAAAAGTTTTGTCAATCTTGTGCAATGCCATTAACAGATGAACTTCTTGGAACTAATGTTGATGGATCTAAAAATGAAGATTATTGTATTTACTGCTTTAAAGATGGGGAATTTACTTCCGATATGTCTATGGAAGAAATGATGAATTTCTGCATAGATAAAATGGTGGAAGTTCATCCAGAAATCAATAAAGAAGAAGCTTCTAAAATGATGAGTGAAGTATTCCCTAATTTGAAAAGATGGTCAAATGATTAA
- the cofG gene encoding 7,8-didemethyl-8-hydroxy-5-deazariboflavin synthase subunit CofG yields MSNLSNIDFENLSREDLISILECEKEDILKIMSLANSKREHNYVTYSKNVFIPLTKICRNDCGYCAFKQNPDDPDAIILKDKEEVLEILKEAEKYGCKEALFTMGEDADTEEAVKVKLDKLGFKTMADYIYDICKSTAEETSLLPHTNAGNFSYEDMKMLKEYNISMGMMLESSSERLTRTIAHEKSPGKNPKLRLETIKNAGKLNIAYTTGILIGIGETKEEIADSLLAIKELCDKYGHIQEVIIQNFTVSPGIEMENYEEPSLLDMLRTVAAAQLLFDEGVSVQVPPNLNYETSQIFLLCGTDDWGGVSPLSEDYVNPSSPWPTLEKLEKLTNDAGYQLKERLAIYEKYINEKYIKNPELLEKTKQTQKKLTNK; encoded by the coding sequence ATGTCTAATTTATCCAATATTGATTTTGAAAACTTAAGTCGTGAGGACTTAATAAGCATTTTAGAATGTGAAAAAGAAGATATTCTAAAAATAATGAGTTTGGCTAACTCTAAAAGAGAACATAATTATGTTACATATTCAAAAAATGTATTTATACCGCTAACAAAAATATGTAGAAATGATTGTGGATACTGTGCATTTAAACAAAACCCTGATGATCCTGATGCAATTATTCTAAAAGACAAAGAAGAAGTTTTAGAAATCTTAAAAGAAGCTGAAAAATATGGTTGTAAAGAAGCATTGTTTACAATGGGTGAAGATGCAGATACTGAAGAGGCTGTAAAGGTTAAATTAGATAAATTAGGCTTTAAAACCATGGCTGACTACATTTATGACATCTGTAAAAGCACTGCTGAAGAGACAAGTTTACTGCCCCATACAAATGCTGGAAACTTTTCATATGAAGATATGAAGATGCTTAAAGAATACAATATCTCTATGGGAATGATGTTAGAAAGTTCATCTGAGAGATTGACAAGGACAATTGCTCATGAAAAAAGTCCTGGAAAAAATCCTAAATTACGTCTTGAAACTATAAAAAATGCTGGAAAACTTAATATTGCATACACTACTGGAATATTAATTGGAATTGGTGAAACTAAAGAAGAAATAGCTGATTCTTTACTTGCAATTAAAGAACTTTGTGATAAATATGGACATATTCAAGAGGTAATTATACAAAACTTTACTGTAAGCCCTGGAATAGAAATGGAAAATTATGAAGAACCAAGTCTTTTAGATATGCTTAGAACTGTAGCAGCTGCACAGTTACTTTTTGATGAGGGTGTTTCAGTTCAGGTCCCACCTAATTTGAACTATGAAACAAGCCAAATATTCTTACTTTGTGGCACTGACGATTGGGGTGGAGTTTCACCTTTAAGTGAAGATTATGTTAATCCATCTTCACCATGGCCAACCCTGGAAAAACTTGAAAAGCTAACTAACGATGCAGGATACCAGTTAAAAGAAAGATTAGCCATTTATGAAAAATACATAAATGAAAAATATATTAAAAATCCAGAATTACTAGAAAAAACAAAGCAAACTCAAAAAAAATTAACAAATAAATAA
- a CDS encoding DUF2120 domain-containing protein, with amino-acid sequence MSEILPKITGQVIGHFNAFKGSRPAYHSEHILIVRGISHDKIELDEMEDKLAELKDILDAREVDVLSDSGKNFVEKVDSYMREDVAVDTAPDSGGLLRMKDQLEAMGLTVYYKLFLMSHAGAFVAIWKDKSGFGPLYVEVTVSERGDTDN; translated from the coding sequence ATGTCAGAGATATTACCAAAAATTACAGGACAAGTTATAGGGCATTTTAATGCATTTAAAGGTTCAAGACCAGCATATCATTCAGAACATATTCTTATTGTAAGAGGAATAAGCCATGATAAAATTGAATTAGATGAGATGGAAGATAAATTAGCAGAACTTAAAGACATTCTTGATGCAAGAGAAGTTGATGTTTTATCAGATTCTGGAAAAAACTTTGTAGAAAAAGTAGATTCATATATGCGAGAAGATGTAGCTGTTGATACAGCGCCAGATAGTGGGGGATTATTAAGGATGAAAGACCAATTAGAAGCTATGGGATTAACTGTATATTATAAACTCTTTTTAATGTCCCATGCAGGTGCTTTTGTAGCTATTTGGAAGGATAAATCTGGATTTGGCCCATTATATGTTGAAGTAACTGTATCTGAAAGAGGAGATACTGACAATTAA